One window from the genome of Firmicutes bacterium HGW-Firmicutes-1 encodes:
- a CDS encoding DUF4139 domain-containing protein: MSKISTSADTKEIALTIYNGGFGAVKESRTIHLDGADFELIFADVAQMIETDSLIVQGINVLEFNYDFDLVDRDKLLRKYVDKEVYLKDRKTGDKKRCRLLSTEGGGRCVLEDVETKEIYLHTQAEIVLPSLPSGLIVKPALVWKTDGKPSEDVQVSYLSAGFNWVANYVVELKDKTLNLIGWAEVENKSGMTFENAKIKLIAGDVNRIKNNEDENDTRYYVCESAAAPQAEEKAFFDYHMYTLNHATTLKSNQSKQICILSGNHIPYKQYYKLDLHEEKADIIIELQNCKEDGLGIAMPKGKIKLYKEDDADHSLEFIGEDQIDHTPKDEPIKLSIGKAFDITYEYNEVDRKKNGGFEHYKYECVIRNHKEEAADIIFEPYVWGAWEMVESSHEYTKRTATQLEYRVNVAANYETLVQFEYKIDRRTEVVVKK, from the coding sequence ATGTCAAAGATATCTACAAGTGCAGATACTAAAGAAATTGCTTTAACCATCTACAATGGTGGTTTTGGTGCAGTGAAAGAAAGTAGAACCATTCATCTTGATGGAGCTGATTTTGAACTTATCTTTGCTGATGTTGCTCAAATGATTGAAACAGATTCTCTAATTGTTCAAGGTATCAATGTTCTTGAATTTAACTATGACTTTGATTTAGTGGATCGAGATAAACTGCTTAGAAAGTATGTGGATAAAGAAGTTTATTTGAAGGATAGAAAAACTGGCGATAAAAAGCGATGCCGATTGTTATCTACTGAGGGCGGTGGTCGATGTGTTCTTGAAGATGTTGAGACCAAGGAAATCTATCTACATACCCAAGCAGAAATAGTGTTGCCATCACTACCGTCGGGACTCATTGTTAAACCAGCATTGGTTTGGAAGACAGATGGAAAGCCTTCCGAAGATGTTCAAGTGTCCTATTTAAGTGCCGGATTTAACTGGGTTGCAAATTATGTAGTTGAATTGAAAGACAAAACGCTTAACCTTATTGGTTGGGCAGAAGTTGAGAACAAGAGCGGCATGACCTTTGAAAATGCTAAAATCAAGCTAATTGCTGGAGATGTTAATCGAATCAAAAATAATGAAGATGAGAACGATACGAGATACTATGTCTGCGAATCGGCGGCTGCACCTCAAGCAGAAGAAAAAGCATTCTTTGATTATCATATGTATACGCTAAACCATGCTACAACGCTTAAGAGTAACCAGTCAAAGCAAATCTGTATCTTATCGGGTAATCATATTCCATACAAACAATATTATAAGCTGGATTTGCATGAAGAAAAGGCTGATATTATTATAGAACTCCAAAACTGCAAAGAAGATGGTCTTGGAATAGCAATGCCAAAGGGTAAAATTAAACTTTATAAAGAAGATGATGCAGATCACTCTCTCGAGTTTATCGGTGAAGATCAAATCGATCATACACCAAAGGATGAGCCGATAAAATTGTCCATTGGTAAAGCGTTTGATATTACTTATGAATACAACGAAGTAGATCGCAAAAAAAATGGTGGATTTGAGCATTACAAATATGAGTGTGTTATTCGTAATCACAAAGAAGAAGCAGCTGACATCATCTTTGAACCATATGTATGGGGTGCTTGGGAAATGGTAGAGTCTTCTCATGAGTATACCAAAAGAACAGCTACACAACTAGAATACCGAGTAAATGTGGCTGCTAACTATGAAACACTGGTACAATTTGAATACAAAATTGATAGACGTACCGAAGTCGTAGTAAAGAAATAG